A region of the bacterium genome:
GGTCCAGGTGTTCGTCGGTACGCTCGTTCCAGGGCAGCTCGGACACGGTCTCCAGGTAACTGCGAACGACCTGGTACTCCATGGACTCGCGGTTCATCCGGCCGAGCCGGTTGAGCTCGCGATCGATCTCCTTGCGCGCCTCGGGCGCCAGGTCGAGGGCTTCGAGTCGCTCGCGCAGCTCGTCGAGCTCTTCGCCTTCATCGCCCTCGCCCAGTTCCTTGCGAATGGCCTTGAGCTGCTCACGAAGTACCATTTCACGCTGGCGGTCGCCCAACTCCTGCTGCACTTTGGACTGGATGTCTTCCTGGGCCTCGTGAACGCTGATCTGGCGCTGGACGTGAACCAGGACCCGGCGCAGCCTCTCCTCCACCGACAGGGTCTCGAGCAGGGCCTGCTGTTCGTGGTGGGCGATATCCAGATAGCTGGCGACCAGGTCGGCGAGCCTTCCGGGGCTCTCGACGTTGGCGAGCGCCTGGGTCACCATCTCCTCGGGAAATCCCGCGTGTTGGCCGAGCTCGAGCGCCCGGTCCCGCAATTCACGAAACAGACCCTGAAATGCCGCATCCTCGGGGTCGGCCGGCGACATCTCGTCGGCTTCACGAACCACGGCCTCCAGATGCTCGCCCTTGTGGCTGATCCGGAAGGCGATGCCTCGGCCCTTTCCTTCGAGCAAAAGCTGCACGAACCCGCGCCCCTTTTGAACGTGGCCGATTCGAGCGATCGTACCGATCGTGAAGAGATTCTCGGCAGTCGCGTGCTCTACGTTCTCGCGCTGAGCAACGGCGAACACGAGCTGCTCTCCATGATCGATCGCGGCCTGAATCGCTCGCAAGGTTTCCGGCCGGCCCGCCCGAATCGGTGCCTGGACGCCCGGGAACATGACCGTGTCACGCAAAGGAAGTACTGGAAGAGTCAACGTGTCTGACATTTCTTGGCCTTTCTCGACTGGGAAGGGGCAGCCCCACCCTCTGCTCCATACAAGGAAAAAGTCGCCACAGAAATTCCTCCGCGGTCTCCTAGGCGCGGTGCAGAGACACCCCGTCGGAGCGGAATCCCCGGTAGTATCTCGCACATGCGCAACATTCCCACCGGCGCGGGAGGCGGCTACGGTTTCGGACTCAGCGGGCCCGTCCCACGCGACGTCTGGATTCTCTTGGGGATCGTGTTCGCCACCTTCTCGATGCGCTTTTTCGAGGTCAGCGCTCCGCTGGCCGAGCTGCTTCGTTTGACTCCACGCGCCTGGCGGAGCGGATTCCTGTGGCAGCTAGTGACCTACCCGTTCGCGGGTACCGGCGCGCCGGGGTTCTGGTTCGTCATCGAGCTGCTCATCCTTTTTCTCTTCGCTCGCACGGTCTTCTATCAACTCGGCCGGCGCAAGTTCTGGCGGCTACTGGTACTGCTTTCACTGTCGGCGGCACTCGCCGCCGTTGCGGTCGACCTCATCGGATCGCTGCTGGCAGGGGGTCCTGCCTGGCAGGTGCCCTTCGCCCTGATGCAGGGGCAGCGCATGCTCCTGGTGCTCCTGATCGCCCTCTTCGCGGTCCTCAATCGCAACGCCACCATCCTCCTGTTTTTCGTCCTTCCGGTCCAGGCCAAGTGGTTCCTTCTGCTCGAGATCGTCTTCGCCTTCCTCGGCTTTCTCGGAACCAAGGACCTTCCCGGCTTTATCGGCATCTGCGCGGGTGTCGGAGTGACCGTCGCTTACTTCGGACGCGGCCAGGGCGCCGGGCTACTCGGCGGCGCGTTTCGCGAGCTCTGGCTGCGTGCGCAGGCCGCGTGGTTTCGGCTGCGACTCGCTCGCCTCAAGCAAAAGCGCGGCATGCAGATCGTTCCCGACGATCGGGATGGTCACGACCAAGACGACTGGGTGCACTAGTAACGGCGAGACCGTCTCTCGCACAGGTCAGGTTTGCGGCAGTCGGCTCGCCGCCGCGGCATCCAGTACCCAGCAGACCACACCGGAGCGGGGATCGACCTGCGTCACCGGCAAGGAGCGATCCCTCTCTTCGAGGACCCGATACACGACCTCGGCCTTATCCTCTCCCGAAGCCAGGATGAGAATCCTGCGCGCCGCGGCGAGGAGCTCGAACGAGAAGCTGATGCGCTCATGCGGCGCCGCCGGGCTTCGCGTCGCCACTACCAGGCCGCTTCGTCCCGGATGCGCTTCCGGGGGCTCGCCGGGAAAGAGCGATGCCGTGTGACCATCGGCTCCGACCCCGAGCAGAACCAGATCGAACCGCGGCGTAGCGGTCGCTTCAGGCCGGAGGGTCCGGCGAATCTCGCCCTCGTAGGCGGCGGCGGTCGACCTCGGGTCACGCGCGAGTCTCGGCGCGTGGATCCGCTCGGGGGCAATGTCGAGGTCCCGCAGGAGCTGCTCATGGGCCGCGTTCACATTGCTGCCGGGATCATCCGCGGGCACGCAGCGCTCGTCGCTCCAGAAGAAGTGGACTCGGCGCCAATCCGCCGGCCGCAGTCCTGCGGGCACAGCCGCCAGAGCCCGATACACCGGCCGCGGCGTTGCGCCGCCGGCGAGCGCCAGCGACACAGCATCTCTCTCGGACAGCGTCGCGCGCAGCACTCTCGTGATCTCGATCGCCGCCCGAACCGCGAAGCCCTCGTCACCGGCGATGACGATCTCCGGAATCGGCTTCATCGAGGGCCTAGCCTGCCAGGAGCTGACGCAGAAGCCAGAGTCCCTGACGACCGCTGTCTTCGACATCCACACGCAGCACGCGGCGCCCGGCGGCCAGCAGCGCGGCGGCGTCACCGTCGGCCTGCGCCGCGATCACGCTCCCGAGCGAGGTCTCTTCTCCGGGAACCAGAAAATCGGTCCGTGGTGAAGGAACGATCTGCAGAAACGATCCCGTGTTGGGTCCGCCCTTGTGAAGCTGACCTGTCGAATGCAGGTAGCGTGGCCCGTAGCCCGCGGTCGTGGCGATCGTGGTCAGATCCCGCACCCGCCTTTGAAGCTCGGCGAGCTCGAGGTCGGTTTCCGGAGTCGGCGGCAGGTAGGCCAAAATCCCGAAGTAGTCTCCGTCGGAAGCCGAAGACATCCAGGTCTTCAGGGCCTCGACCAGCCGCTCGCGCTCCCCGGCGCGAATCACCTCGGGAAGAGTCCCGCTGACCTTGGCGCCGTCCAGAAGCCGGCGAGCCTCGTTCTTGGCCGCCTCGACATCGGGCTGGTCAAAGGGGTTGACCCCGGTGACCATCGCGGCGGCGGCGACCGCCATCTCCCAGCGGAAGAACTCGGCTCCCAGATCGTAGCGATCGTGCAGGACGATCCGTATCGTCGGATGGCCGAGCTCGGAGAGATCCTCGAGAAACCGGGCAAGCGTCGCCTCTTCGCCCTCCATGGCAATACCGACGAAGACCCGATCCTGATCGTAGCTCTCGACGTCGCCTCTGGGCTCGCCGCCGACCGGCACGATGCCCTTGCCGTCCTTGCCGAGACTCTCCGCCACCAGCTGCTCGATCCAGAGCGGCAGGGCGGCCACGCTGGGTGAGGTCAGGAGAGTCAGCTTGTCACGACCCGCCAGCGCGCATTCGCCCAGCGTCGCGCCCAACTCCAGTCCGACACTCACCGGCCCTCTGAGACAGTTGTCTTCCATGGCGCCGGCACGGCGCAGAAGACGCTCCGGGTCAATGCCGATCATGGCGGCCGGGAGCAGCCCGAACACCGACAACGCGCTGAAACGGCCGCCGACGTCCGAGGGTGCGGTGAACACGCTACGAAAACCTCGTTCCTCGGCCAGGTCCGCCAACCTGGTTCCGGGGTCGGTAATCGCAAGAAAATGAGACCCCGGCTGCGCCACCCAGCGCCCTGCGGCATGAAAGAGAACCTCGGTCATCACGCGGGTCTCGAGAGTGGTTCCCGACTTGCTCGAGACCACGAACTGAAAGCCCTCGGAGGGCAGGGTGTCAACCAGGCTCCGGACCGAATCGGGATGAGTCGTGTCCATCACCCGTAGCTGCCGACGCGTGGGCTTGAAGACGCGCTCGAAAACCAGAGGCGCGAGACTCGATCCTCCCATGCCGATCAGAATGGTCTGATCGATCCCGAGCCTGTGCGCTTCGGCAGCACCCAAGAGGATGCCTTCCAGCCCGCCCCGCCAGGCGTCCTGAGGCAGAGTCAGCCAGCCCAAGCGAGACGAAATCTCGGTCTCG
Encoded here:
- the pgl gene encoding 6-phosphogluconolactonase, with protein sequence MKPIPEIVIAGDEGFAVRAAIEITRVLRATLSERDAVSLALAGGATPRPVYRALAAVPAGLRPADWRRVHFFWSDERCVPADDPGSNVNAAHEQLLRDLDIAPERIHAPRLARDPRSTAAAYEGEIRRTLRPEATATPRFDLVLLGVGADGHTASLFPGEPPEAHPGRSGLVVATRSPAAPHERISFSFELLAAARRILILASGEDKAEVVYRVLEERDRSLPVTQVDPRSGVVCWVLDAAAASRLPQT
- a CDS encoding glucose-6-phosphate isomerase — protein: MTRQQLPRMELGCGGDGDLAERVRERLVRWQADEVLARLRNQDPTLWAGDETEISSRLGWLTLPQDAWRGGLEGILLGAAEAHRLGIDQTILIGMGGSSLAPLVFERVFKPTRRQLRVMDTTHPDSVRSLVDTLPSEGFQFVVSSKSGTTLETRVMTEVLFHAAGRWVAQPGSHFLAITDPGTRLADLAEERGFRSVFTAPSDVGGRFSALSVFGLLPAAMIGIDPERLLRRAGAMEDNCLRGPVSVGLELGATLGECALAGRDKLTLLTSPSVAALPLWIEQLVAESLGKDGKGIVPVGGEPRGDVESYDQDRVFVGIAMEGEEATLARFLEDLSELGHPTIRIVLHDRYDLGAEFFRWEMAVAAAAMVTGVNPFDQPDVEAAKNEARRLLDGAKVSGTLPEVIRAGERERLVEALKTWMSSASDGDYFGILAYLPPTPETDLELAELQRRVRDLTTIATTAGYGPRYLHSTGQLHKGGPNTGSFLQIVPSPRTDFLVPGEETSLGSVIAAQADGDAAALLAAGRRVLRVDVEDSGRQGLWLLRQLLAG